From Nitrososphaerales archaeon:
ACTATGTTCTCGAGCATCGAGTCGTATCCGGGGCCTTTCACATGCCTCGCGAACGCCGAGACGCTGTCAATCTCAGTCCCGCTCTGTGTGGTAATCGTCCGCCTGTGCCGCCTGGCTATGCGGAATAGCTCGCCAAGGGGAATCGAACCGTCGATGTGGCTGTGCAGGTCGCACTTAGGGAGGCTGCGGATTACCGAGGCGGAGGGAGCGGCCATTGAGGAGGGTCGGCGCGCCTCGTCTTAAGCGAATCGCACGACCCTGTGCCACCTCTTCTCCAGGCAATCAAGGCGGAAGCTGGACCCTCACGATTGCGCCGCTCTCGAACGGCGGAGTAGACTGCGAGTACTTTCTGTATAACTCCCTGGGTATCGAGACGTCGCCGAGATAGAGCTCACCCACGTAACGCCGCGATGCAGGGTTCAGGAAGCCGGTCTTCGGGAACCCGAGGGTGAGCGTCGCCTTCGCCTCTATGCACGGGTTGTTCGGCAAGCCGCTTGTCGGGTCGAGCCCCGAAGGGATGTCAAGGCCGAGGATCTGAATGCCCGACCCGTTCGCCCGTCGGATCAGGCCAGCCATGGGTTCCCTGGGGTCCCCCTTGGCGTTGTAGCCGAGAAGAGCGTCGACGAGGAGGTCGAAGCTCCCGAGGTCCCCGCCGCCTTCGACGACGGACAAACCCATCTTCTCCACAGCCTGAAGCTGTCTTGCGGGTAGCTCGCCCAGATCCGCCCGCACGCCGCTCAGGACAACGCTCACCTTAGCCCCCCAGTTGTGGAGGTGCCTTGCAGCGACCAGCCCGTCGCCCCCGTTGTTCCCCTTGCCGACGATGCAGGCCACGCGCTTCCCCGCGAGGCCACCGCCGAGCATCCGCCTTGCCATCTCCGCAGTCGCAGCTCCTGCGTTCTCCATCAGTGAGAGCACGTCGACCGAATACTCCTCTATCGCTGCCTCGTCGATCCTCCTCATCTCCTCAGAGGTCACGTAGACCAGGCCGCCGAGCGTCTTCATGCTTTCCTGTACAATCAAGTCGGAGCTCCTATTTCAGGCTGAACCTCGAACGGATTTCCATCCTTGAGAAATGCCCGCAACCTTAAATCGTGAATAGAATGGCTTGGTGCTAGTTGATTCCGCGTTCCTTCTTCCTCACCAAAGGCGTGGGAAAGCACAAGGAGAATCTCTCTTCGTTTGAGATTGCCTTGCGCGACGCGCGCATCAGCGGGTTCAACCTCGTAACTGTCTCTAGCATCATCCCTCCGGGGTGCAAACAAGTCCCGAGAGAGCAGGGGATAGAGTTGCTCAAGCCGGGCGAGATTGTCTTCCTCGTCCTCGCAAGGAACTCAACCAACGAGCCCCGCAGGCTGCTGGCGTCATCCATCGGAGTGGCAATCCCTTCGAACCCCTCTGATTACGGTTACCTTTCGGAGTGGCACGGGTTTGGTGTAACCGAGGAAGAGGCCGGAGAATACAGCGAGGACTTGGCGGCCCAGATGCTCGCTTCGACATTGGGATTAGACTTCGATTTGAATACCTCGTGGGATGACCGCGAGCAAGTCTTCAAATCCTCCGGGAAGATCATCAAGACAGCCAACATAACCCAAAGCGCGGTAGCGCAGAAGGGTCAATGGACAACAGTGGTCGCGGGAGCGATCTTCATTCCGTAGTCATCTCGCGTGCCTTACCTCCTTGCCTACGCTTCGCTTCACCCATCTGCCATCTTGACGAACTGACTACGCTTTGCGGGATTCTTGATTCTCCCTTCTTTTGATTGCCTGACAGTTAGCGCATAGCACTTGGAACCCGTCGGGGAAGCCTTTCTTTCTGAGCATTTGATAGAGGGCGTAACCACTGTTCTTCGGGTTCTGTCTGTGTTTGGCGTCGCCCTTGATATGGTCAATTGATAGTGCTCGTTCATCGCCGAAGCCGCACCTCTGGCATCTCATGCCATGGGAGTAATGGCTGAGAACTTCCGAGCGTAGTTGGGCATAAAATTCTGCATGGCTGGTTTTGTTCCGCTCCCTGAATCTTTCCTTGTTCTTCAAGTAGTAGTTGTGGAAGTATTCTTGGCTCGACACTTTCACCAACCTTCCCGCACCTCTTAATAAACGCGCAGTTCATGCAGAGCACTCTGAACCCCGGCGGGACTGCTTGACATGCTCAAGATTCTTCACTCGCCATTCTCTTACCCGCCTCCTAACGCAGACCTTGCAACGGTAGTAGTGGTCCGCACGAGCTGACAAATGCCAATTCTCTTCCGTCAACAATGTCCCACAGTCTTTGCAGACTCTATCCGTACTCGTGTCTCTCGCTTACGACCCACAATCGGATATTAGAGCACCACTCGTTCGGGCAGACGGACGAAGCGGCGGGGGACTACGCGGAGGACATGGCTGCCACTATGCTGGCGACCACCATGGGTATCACCTTCGACCCGTCGACTGCGTGGGACGAGAGGAAGCAGCTCTTTCAGGCGAGCGGGCTCATGATCAAGACGACGGACATCACGCAGTCAGCGACGGGCGACAAGGCGGGCATCTGGACCTCTGTCGTCGCCTCTGCTGTGTTCCTACCCTAGCCTGAAGGACGCCTGCCGCGAATCCTGATCGCTCCTAGCACAATCGCGACCGCAACGGCAACGGCGACAAGCGCCAGCTCCGCAACTGGCAGGCCTGGAGTCTGTCCGGCCGAAGCCTGTTGGGACGGGGAGCTCGTTGTCGCGCTGTTGACAGAGAGAGATATGGGTGCAGATAGTGACGTCGAGGTCGCCTGCGATGACCCGGTCGAAGTTGACGACGAGCGTGAGGAGGTGGTCGCCGAACCGACTGAGTTCGCGTGGAAGCCCGGACTCGCCACAAGGTATGAGCAGCCGAGCTGCGGGAGGTTGCACCCTGAGAGGACTGTCGAGAAGGATGCGGCGCGTATGGGGGAACTGATGCTCGAAGTTGAAGCGCGCGCGATCACGGCCGTAGTCGAACCCTGGCTGACGAACGTCCAGTACATACCGGAGGAGCTGTCGTAGTAGCCAGCGGGAACGCCGCCCACCCCCTGCGGGACCAGCGTCCCTCCGCTCAGGCCCTGAACCGGCGAGTAACGCCCAGTGAGGCTGGTTGATTCGAAGGCGAGGACGGATTGGCCCTCGGATACATACAGGTAGTAGGCGTTGGGCCCCTGAAATACGGCCGGGTCGGAGAAGCAGCAGCCGCTTATGGAGAAGTCGACCCTCGTTCCAGAGTCTGTCAGGAAGGAGTTCCCGTCGCTCCCTGCGACCTCAGTCGCGCTCATGATGTGCTTTGTGCAGGTGGACTGGCCGACCGCGCACTGCGCCGGGTCCTGCCCGCTAATCCCCGGCAGGTAGAACAGGTGCAGGGTACCGCTCGCGTCGAGGAAGAGGCTCGGGTCGACGAAGGTGGCCGAAGTCCCGTTGCTGAAGCGCAGGCCTACAGAGATCGGAGCGTCCTCGATGCCCGTATCGAGGTGGAAGCGGACGAGGGTGCCGGGATTGTAGAGGTACACTGTGTTACCTCTCCGGGTGACGTCTGGGACGCTACCCGGGTACGGCCTGAAGCCAGAGACGGAGGACCACGAGACGCTGTCGTTTGATTCGGCCAGGTAGGTCTCGTGGTTCTGAGGGTTGGAGCAGTCAGACGTGGCTGTGTTGCAGGCGAGGAACGCCATGATGTACTTGTCCGTGAGCGGAACCTGGGCCGCGGCTGCGGGCGCCGGCCTGGCTGCCAGGAGAAAGGCCGCGGCTATCAAGATAGCGACGACGACGGGTGCGGCACGCGCCGTCCTTACCCGATGCCTCAAACGGCAATCGCCCGCGACTTGGATACTTAAAGCGAAACCGAATCAGGTCGGCCAGACAGAACACTTTCGATTTTCCCTCCCCTTCGTGTCGATTCGCCCCTGCTATCTTATATCCAGAAAACTCCCGGCCCCTAACAAGATGCCTGACGACCGCCAAAAGGACGGCCCCACAGGTCTGCGCAAAGTAATCACGCTGCGACACGCCGTCGCAATCTACGTAAGCTCCGTCCTCGGGGCAGGCATACTCGTCATTCCCGGGCTGGCCGCCCGGACAGCGGGCCCGGCCTCGCTGCTCGCCTGGGCCCTCCTCTCGCTCGCGAGCTACCCGTTCGCATACACCTTCGCCACTCTGTCGGCTCGCAGGCCCGACTCGGGAGGAGTCTACTCCTTCGCAAGAGAGAGCTTCGGGCCCGGGGTGAGCACGATGACGGCGTGGCTCTTCGTGGCCTGGGTGGTCATGGGGGCGCCGGCAATCACTCTGGCGGCGGGCTCATACCTCGCGTTCGCTTTTCCGATGCCCAGGGAGTGGGTCTTCGCGGCAGCGGCCATCATCCTGTTGATGGCCTACGCGGTCAACCTCTTCGGTATCAGGCTGAGCGGAAGGGTCCAGGTGGCGATGGTTACGACGATCGTCTTGATGCTGGCGTTCGCGGTCGCAGCGTCGATCCCGAGAATCGAAGCGAAGAACTTCGTCCCGGTACTGCCGAACGGCTTGGCCTCCGTTGGTGTTGCTTCCGCCCTGATAGTCTGGTCCTACTTGGGCTACGAAAACGTGTCAAATGTGGCTGAAGAGTTCGAGAACCCGAAGCGGGACTTCGGAAGGAGCGTGACCTTCAGTGTGTTGTTGATAGGCGCGCTCTACTTGGCTGTCGCGTTTGCCATAGTGGGTACTGGAGCTTACACTGCGGGCGGAGGGGTGACGCCGTTCGCTGAATTGATGTCGAACGTCTTCGGCTCCTACGGGGGGCTGGCTGTGTCGCTCCTCGCGGTTGTCGTCATCTTCAGTACGGTGAACGCGTACACGGTTGGGATGGCAAGGGTCGTCTACGCGGCTGCGAGGGACGGCAGCCTCCCAGGGGCTCTCGCAACGGTGGACCCGAGGACGGGTGTACCTCGTCGGGCCCTCGCAGCCCTCCTTGCGATGATCGTCCTCAGCCTGGCCGTGTTCTACTTCATGCGCTTCGACATCCAATCTGCTTTCCTGGCGACGAGCGGGGCTGCTGTGCTGGTGTACGTGGTGGGATCGGCAGCGGGGATCAAGCTGCTGAAGGAAAGGGGAGCCAAGAGGGTCTTGCCCTGGGTCTCGCTGGCGGTCTCAATCGCGCTCCTGCCATTCATAGGAACGTTGCTCGCTGCAAGCGCTGCTGTTGCGTCATAGGTCTTCTCTACGGTTGGAGGAGAAAGAGCTAGCCCTGCCTGTCTTTAATACCAGGCGGAGGCGCAAGACGGTGTGAAGTCCAAGAAGACCTTGGACTGGCTCCTCGAGAAAGACCAGCCCTCGATCAGGTACATCGCGCTCGAAGCGGTCGGAGAGCCGAGCAAGATTATTACGCTGCGGGCCATGCAGGTGCTCGAGAGGCTCGGAGAGTGACAGAGGTCATCAGGATATCAGAGTCTCCGGCAGCGGATGGTTCGAGCGCAGCAATGAAGAAGTGTTATTGCGGTTTCACGTGTGAGGGTGCGGACGAGCTGAAGGCGCACATCCTCAAGGTCCATGGAGCGAGGGACGGCGATTGGAGGACGTGGGAGGCCAGATAGAACACGATGATGCCAGGAGATTATCGCCCAGCCAAATCTAGTCGTGGTACTTCTTCTCGCCCGCTCGGATCGACACCTTGAGCCAGTTCTCCTGCGGCGGAAGGGGGCAGATGTAGTCCTCGCTGTAGGCGCAGTAGGGGTTGTAGGCGTAGTTGAAGTCGACCGCGTACTGGTCATCGTGCTCAACTTGGAGGTCGAGGTACCGCGCAGCTCCGTAGCTATCCCTCCCGGAGGTGGCGTCCCTGAAGGGAATGAAGATGTTCGCGTCTTCCCTTTCGGCCGACTGGTAGGCTTGGAGTTTCACTTGCTGGCCGTCAATGGACAGTTCGAAGTAGCCGACTTTGTTGAAGAGCTGGCGGGTGCCCTTGCTGGTGGCCATGATCACGCTGTCGGGGCTGGGGTACCTTTGCAGCTTCGCCTCGAGCCTGAAATCTGGGTCAGGTTCGAAGTACTTCAGGCCTGCGAACATCCCCTGGCCGTCGTGGCCCAGCGGTGAGTCGTGGTCGCTCCTGAAGAACTCGTCCTTCCGCTCCCTGAACCTGAGCAGCGCCCGTCTCCAAGTCTCGACGTCCTCCGGCTTCATTGGTGGCTAGACGTAGCTACTCCAAGAATAACCTTTCCAAGCCCCTACCCAATGCGTCAGAGCTTGATTGAAATGATGGCTGTCATTCGTTCTCCTCTCAGCCGGCCGACAAAACCCATCATTGAGAATCCGATTCCTCCGTATTCCTTTCTGAAGACATTCAGCATCTGATCCCTTTCTTCTCCCTCCAGCATACGCGCCTCCCCTTCGACCCATGTCCCAATCGGCTTCCCATTCATGCTGGATGGTACAACTCGGACGTGGGAGTTCCTCCGAATCCGCTTGACCTTCCACGTCGTGGGGTCGGTGCGCATGTAGATCAGGCCGTCATGCTCCAATGACTGGACAGGAGTCAGTTTCGGCTCCCCATTCTTCTTGTATGATTCTAGGTTGATGTATCTCCGGCCGGAGAACTGCTCGATTGAAGTCAAGCTCCGTTATTCACCAATGCTGGAAGGAAGGTGTCAGCGCCGCTCGCCAGTCACGCGATACCAAGGCATCCACATCAGACCGATTAGCAGACCGGCTATAGCAAGCGAGACGATGGCCACGATGACGTTCTGAAACAGGCTGAAGCCGCTCGACCAGTAGAGCGCGTAGAACAGGATGAAGACGAGCCACACTACTATGCCGAGGATCGAAAGAACGACGGGTACGATGGGACCTTCGTACTTCCCTGGAGGCTGGCTCTGCCGCAGGCTCTCACTTGCAAGGCTCATGCCATGATTACCCTTCCCGCGGCAGCAAGGGCTGCTCCAACCTGTGTTCCAATCTGCTCGAACCTCTTCTCCTCTCCTTCCTTGAGCCTCGCGCCATCGATTGCGTCTTTATTCTTTACGGTGGAGACGGTTGCCGACTCGCGTGGCGCTATGACCTGAAGGCCCAGACCACCCAGTTTTCTCTCGATGAACCCCGCGGCGCTGCCGGAGAACCTGGAATCGAGCTTCGTGTCGAACGCGAACCCGTACCTTCCGGACAGGTCAGTGCCCTCGAGCTTGCCAAGGAACTCCTTCATCGGCTTGTACACGGAGAACGCCTCTGTCGGGGCACCGATGC
This genomic window contains:
- a CDS encoding NAD(P)H-hydrate epimerase, translating into MIVQESMKTLGGLVYVTSEEMRRIDEAAIEEYSVDVLSLMENAGAATAEMARRMLGGGLAGKRVACIVGKGNNGGDGLVAARHLHNWGAKVSVVLSGVRADLGELPARQLQAVEKMGLSVVEGGGDLGSFDLLVDALLGYNAKGDPREPMAGLIRRANGSGIQILGLDIPSGLDPTSGLPNNPCIEAKATLTLGFPKTGFLNPASRRYVGELYLGDVSIPRELYRKYSQSTPPFESGAIVRVQLPP
- a CDS encoding arginine decarboxylase, pyruvoyl-dependent, whose amino-acid sequence is MIPRSFFLTKGVGKHKENLSSFEIALRDARISGFNLVTVSSIIPPGCKQVPREQGIELLKPGEIVFLVLARNSTNEPRRLLASSIGVAIPSNPSDYGYLSEWHGFGVTEEEAGEYSEDLAAQMLASTLGLDFDLNTSWDDREQVFKSSGKIIKTANITQSAVAQKGQWTTVVAGAIFIP
- a CDS encoding pyruvoyl-dependent arginine decarboxylase translates to MSHSLCRLYPYSCLSLTTHNRILEHHSFGQTDEAAGDYAEDMAATMLATTMGITFDPSTAWDERKQLFQASGLMIKTTDITQSATGDKAGIWTSVVASAVFLP
- a CDS encoding amino acid permease; this translates as MPDDRQKDGPTGLRKVITLRHAVAIYVSSVLGAGILVIPGLAARTAGPASLLAWALLSLASYPFAYTFATLSARRPDSGGVYSFARESFGPGVSTMTAWLFVAWVVMGAPAITLAAGSYLAFAFPMPREWVFAAAAIILLMAYAVNLFGIRLSGRVQVAMVTTIVLMLAFAVAASIPRIEAKNFVPVLPNGLASVGVASALIVWSYLGYENVSNVAEEFENPKRDFGRSVTFSVLLIGALYLAVAFAIVGTGAYTAGGGVTPFAELMSNVFGSYGGLAVSLLAVVVIFSTVNAYTVGMARVVYAAARDGSLPGALATVDPRTGVPRRALAALLAMIVLSLAVFYFMRFDIQSAFLATSGAAVLVYVVGSAAGIKLLKERGAKRVLPWVSLAVSIALLPFIGTLLAASAAVAS
- a CDS encoding DUF1684 domain-containing protein; translated protein: MKPEDVETWRRALLRFRERKDEFFRSDHDSPLGHDGQGMFAGLKYFEPDPDFRLEAKLQRYPSPDSVIMATSKGTRQLFNKVGYFELSIDGQQVKLQAYQSAEREDANIFIPFRDATSGRDSYGAARYLDLQVEHDDQYAVDFNYAYNPYCAYSEDYICPLPPQENWLKVSIRAGEKKYHD
- a CDS encoding PPOX class F420-dependent oxidoreductase — translated: MTSIEQFSGRRYINLESYKKNGEPKLTPVQSLEHDGLIYMRTDPTTWKVKRIRRNSHVRVVPSSMNGKPIGTWVEGEARMLEGEERDQMLNVFRKEYGGIGFSMMGFVGRLRGERMTAIISIKL
- a CDS encoding flavodoxin family protein, which produces MRDASMKVCVIFDTRYGNTEKIAKSLDAGLRKAGIETACLHAKDVAVDSLKQYDLICIGAPTEAFSVYKPMKEFLGKLEGTDLSGRYGFAFDTKLDSRFSGSAAGFIERKLGGLGLQVIAPRESATVSTVKNKDAIDGARLKEGEEKRFEQIGTQVGAALAAAGRVIMA